A window from Triticum aestivum cultivar Chinese Spring chromosome 6D, IWGSC CS RefSeq v2.1, whole genome shotgun sequence encodes these proteins:
- the LOC123146411 gene encoding E3 ubiquitin-protein ligase SINA-like 10, translated as MVVHEEGEIMQTEQDPTMELSMCKGGHLACADCRVERPGNQRQCQKCERGCGFDVRNTAVDAVLSSVRVECPHEGCGLYVTYHKLADHQSVCPLAPCKCPVPVCGYEGPPPWLSHHISTVHPMPVHRIQYGKALQLQVPLSEPRLLLFAEEDGRAFFLVGGVLDIGAPIAVSVVCIRAGASPLPHYVAKLWANGPPGEPKGRTDAVKVEMEVTSSRDPGDVAVQELTFFTVPPKLLAGAKLVSLHIQIDKLTS; from the exons atggttgtgcacgaggagggcgagatcatgcagacggaacaggacccgacgatggagctctctatg tgcaagggagggcacctggcttgcgcggactgccgcgtcgagcgccccgggaaccagcggcagtgccagaagtgcgagcgcggctgtggcttcgacgtgcggaacacggcggtggacgccgtcctctcctcggtgagggtggagtgcccgcacgaaggctgtgggctctacgtcacttaccacaagctcgccgatcaccagagcgtgtgtccgctcgcgccctgcaaatgccccgtgcccgtctgcggctacgaaggcccgccgccgtggctctcccaccacatcagcaccgtgcatcccatgcccgtgcacaggatccagtacggcaaggcgctccagctgcaagtgccactgtcggagccacggctcttgctgttcgcggaggaggacggccgcgcgtttttcttggtcggcggcgtgctcgacatcggcgcgcctatcgccgtgtcggtcgtctgcatcagagcgggggcgtccccactgccgcactacgtggccaagctgtgggcgaacggcccgccgggggagcccaaaggcaggaccgacgccgtcaaggtggaaatggaggtgacaagcagcagggatcccggcgacgtcgccgtgcaggagctgaccttcttcacagttccgcccaagctgctggccggggctaagctggtgtccctccacattcagattgacaagctcacgtcctaa